One genomic window of Anaeromicrobium sediminis includes the following:
- a CDS encoding L7Ae/L30e/S12e/Gadd45 family ribosomal protein: MKNKIYSMLGLAQRSGNLMTGEDTCLMYIKKGKINLVIVTNDSSENTKKKFKDACAYRNIKFLVYGEKEELSHAIGKYNRAVYAVSDKGFSEKICSLIETN; encoded by the coding sequence ATGAAAAATAAAATTTATTCTATGCTGGGTTTAGCACAAAGGTCAGGAAATCTCATGACTGGAGAAGACACTTGTCTAATGTACATAAAAAAAGGAAAAATAAACTTAGTCATTGTGACAAATGACTCTTCAGAAAATACTAAAAAGAAATTTAAAGATGCATGTGCATATAGAAATATTAAATTTTTAGTATATGGAGAAAAAGAAGAACTTTCCCATGCCATTGGAAAGTATAATAGGGCGGTTTATGCAGTTAGTGATAAGGGTTTTTCAGAAAAAATATGTTCTCTCATAGAAACCAATTAA
- the infB gene encoding translation initiation factor IF-2: MSKTRVYQLAKELDISSKELISKLEEYDVEVTNHMSTLEDDIIEIIKELYKSNEGKSESMDSTEDENAIGLPESISVKDFCDKIGKTVTDVMTKLVSMGVFATINQEIDFETAEALALEFNIDVKLEGAEEEEAEYGIEDFEDDPKDLKDRPPVITVMGHVDHGKTSLLDAIRETNVTAREAGGITQHIGASEVYVDGKKIVFLDTPGHEAFTSMRARGASLTDIAILVVAADDGVMPQTKEAINHAKAAGVPIIVAINKMDKPGSNPDRVKQELSEHGVLVEDWGGDTISVPVSALKGEGIDNLLEMIVLAAEMQELKANPNRLGAGVVIEAKLDKSRGPVATVLVQKGNLKVGDPIVAGASFGRVRAMINDKGKNIKKANPSTAVEILGLSDVPNAGDTFNAVKSDKLARQIGEKRKAKFREANLNSTTKVSLEDLFMHIQEGEVKELNIIVKADVQGSVQAVKQSLAKLSNDEVKINMIHGGVGTVTESDILLASASNAIIIGFNVRPSSAVSSMAERESVDVRIYRVIYEAIEDVQKAMKGMLDPEFKEVVIGKSEVRATFKVPNIGTIAGAYVKEGKMARNAKMRLVRDGIVIFEGDVSSLKRFKDDAKEVQTGYECGIGIANYNDLREGDIIEAYIIEEIKRD; this comes from the coding sequence ATGTCAAAAACTAGGGTATATCAATTAGCTAAAGAATTAGACATATCAAGCAAAGAACTTATAAGTAAATTAGAAGAGTATGATGTGGAAGTAACAAACCATATGAGTACTTTAGAAGACGATATAATAGAAATTATTAAAGAACTTTACAAATCTAATGAAGGAAAAAGTGAAAGTATGGATTCTACAGAAGATGAAAATGCAATCGGATTACCAGAGAGTATTTCTGTAAAGGATTTTTGTGATAAAATCGGTAAAACAGTTACTGATGTTATGACTAAGTTAGTGTCTATGGGTGTATTTGCAACCATAAACCAAGAAATAGATTTTGAAACGGCTGAAGCTCTTGCTTTAGAATTTAATATAGATGTTAAATTAGAAGGTGCAGAGGAAGAAGAAGCAGAATATGGAATTGAGGATTTTGAAGATGATCCAAAAGATTTAAAAGATAGACCACCGGTTATAACTGTTATGGGTCATGTTGACCATGGAAAAACATCTCTTTTAGATGCTATTAGAGAGACTAATGTAACTGCCAGAGAAGCAGGTGGAATTACTCAGCATATAGGTGCATCAGAGGTATATGTGGATGGTAAGAAAATTGTATTCTTAGATACACCAGGACATGAGGCCTTTACGTCTATGAGAGCTAGAGGAGCTAGTCTTACAGATATAGCTATACTAGTTGTAGCGGCAGATGATGGAGTTATGCCACAGACTAAAGAGGCTATAAACCATGCTAAGGCTGCAGGGGTACCAATAATTGTTGCTATAAATAAAATGGATAAACCAGGATCTAATCCGGACAGGGTAAAGCAAGAATTATCTGAACATGGAGTTTTAGTTGAGGATTGGGGTGGAGACACTATTTCTGTTCCAGTATCTGCCCTTAAAGGTGAAGGAATTGACAATCTTTTAGAAATGATAGTATTGGCAGCAGAGATGCAAGAATTAAAAGCTAATCCTAATAGATTAGGTGCTGGAGTTGTAATTGAAGCCAAACTTGACAAGAGCAGAGGTCCTGTAGCTACTGTTTTAGTTCAAAAGGGTAACTTAAAGGTTGGAGATCCTATTGTAGCAGGTGCTTCTTTTGGTAGAGTTAGAGCCATGATAAATGACAAGGGTAAGAACATTAAAAAGGCCAATCCATCAACTGCAGTTGAAATATTAGGACTATCAGATGTTCCAAATGCAGGAGATACTTTTAATGCTGTTAAAAGCGATAAGCTTGCAAGACAAATTGGAGAAAAGAGAAAGGCTAAATTTAGAGAAGCTAACTTAAACTCTACTACAAAAGTATCATTAGAAGATTTATTTATGCATATTCAAGAAGGTGAAGTTAAAGAACTGAACATAATTGTAAAAGCAGATGTTCAAGGTTCTGTTCAGGCTGTAAAACAATCATTAGCTAAATTATCTAATGATGAAGTTAAAATAAACATGATTCATGGTGGCGTAGGTACTGTTACTGAATCAGACATTTTGCTAGCTTCAGCTTCTAATGCTATTATAATAGGATTCAATGTAAGACCGTCTTCGGCAGTATCTAGCATGGCTGAAAGAGAAAGTGTAGATGTAAGAATTTACAGAGTTATCTATGAAGCTATAGAAGATGTGCAAAAGGCAATGAAAGGTATGTTAGACCCAGAGTTTAAAGAAGTTGTTATAGGAAAATCAGAAGTAAGGGCAACATTTAAAGTACCTAACATTGGAACTATAGCAGGGGCATATGTAAAAGAAGGTAAGATGGCAAGAAATGCGAAGATGAGATTAGTAAGAGATGGAATCGTAATCTTTGAAGGAGATGTATCATCCCTTAAGAGATTTAAAGATGATGCTAAGGAAGTTCAAACTGGATATGAATGTGGTATAGGTATTGCAAACTATAATGACCTTAGAGAAGGCGATATTATAGAAGCGTATATTATAGAAGAAATTAAAAGAGACTAG